Proteins encoded by one window of Cyanobium sp. NS01:
- a CDS encoding glycosyltransferase — MRSLDLLIAAPSDPAGLAGWGDVAFAQSLQRALRGCGLATRLLFRDTYESATPPPAGTGLLLLRGKFRPRPEWLSQATYCTRLLWQISWPLDISAAELASYDRVLVASAQDRQRLAYLSGKPTHVLPQATDFRMAGSPRQPSRGLLFVGNTRGLVRPLVLGFGRSGLPLTLIGSGWEAYGLRAERQSISNHALPALYGECLAVLNDHHGAMRDFGYLNNRVFDVLACGVPVITDVAPGCPEALLPGIVVHGPDDDPQATLAEVMRRRSKPGLLQWVSGVVAREHSFQARAEALLAACGLGSGLADAGGWTRGAALAAPADLGP, encoded by the coding sequence TTGAGGTCCCTGGATCTGCTGATCGCCGCCCCGAGCGACCCCGCCGGCCTGGCGGGCTGGGGGGATGTGGCCTTTGCCCAGAGCCTGCAGCGGGCCCTGCGCGGCTGTGGCCTTGCCACACGCCTGCTGTTTCGCGACACCTACGAAAGCGCCACCCCCCCTCCCGCCGGCACCGGGCTGCTGCTGCTGCGGGGCAAGTTCCGTCCCCGCCCCGAGTGGCTCAGCCAGGCCACCTACTGCACCCGTCTGCTCTGGCAGATCAGCTGGCCGCTGGACATCAGCGCCGCGGAACTAGCCAGTTACGATCGGGTGTTAGTGGCTTCTGCCCAGGACCGGCAGCGCCTGGCCTACCTGAGCGGCAAGCCCACCCATGTGCTGCCCCAGGCCACGGACTTCCGGATGGCCGGTTCCCCGCGGCAGCCCAGCCGGGGGCTGCTGTTCGTGGGCAACACCCGTGGCTTGGTCCGGCCCCTGGTGCTGGGCTTCGGCCGCAGCGGGCTGCCGCTCACCCTGATCGGCAGCGGCTGGGAGGCCTACGGCCTGAGGGCGGAGCGGCAGAGCATCAGCAACCACGCCCTGCCGGCTCTCTACGGCGAGTGCCTGGCGGTGCTCAACGACCACCACGGCGCCATGCGTGATTTCGGCTATCTCAACAACCGGGTCTTCGATGTGCTGGCCTGCGGGGTGCCGGTGATCACCGACGTGGCGCCAGGCTGCCCTGAAGCGCTGCTGCCGGGGATCGTCGTGCATGGCCCCGATGACGACCCCCAGGCCACGCTGGCTGAGGTGATGCGCCGCCGCTCCAAGCCTGGACTGCTGCAATGGGTCAGCGGGGTCGTGGCCCGTGAGCACAGTTTTCAGGCCCGGGCCGAGGCGTTGCTGGCGGCCTGCGGCCTTGGCTCAGGATTGGCTGACGCTGGCGGTTGGACGCGAGGGGCTGCCCTGGCTGCCCCCGCCGACCTCGGACCCTGA